In Deinococcus maricopensis DSM 21211, the sequence CCGTACAGGTCGTTGTCGATGGTGCCGGGCAGGCCGATCACGGGGATGCCGTGTTCTTCCATGAGGTAGTGCGCGCCGTGGAAGGAGCCGTCGCCGCCGATGACGACGAGGCCGTCCACGTGCCACTTGCGGAGGTGTTCGGCGCCGAGTGCGCGGCCTTCGGGGCTGCGCCACGTGCGGCTGCGGGCGGTGAGCAGGATGGTACCGCCGCGCTGAATGGTGTTGGCGACGTCGCGCGGGCCGAGCAGGCTCATGTCGCCTTCGTGCAGGCCCTGGAAGCCGCGGCGGACGCCGACGACTTCGATGCCGTTTGAGGTGGCGGAGCGGACGACGGCGCGGATCGCGGCGTTCATGCCGGGGGCGTCCCCTCCGCTGGTGAGCACGGCGATGCGTTTGATGGTCATGAGGGGGCCTCCGGGGTTGACGTTCAGGGCGTGCGCGCCGCGTTCACGGCACGCACGGCCAGTTCGTAAGCGTCATTTTTACGTAAACCCTGCGCCTGCAACAAGTCACGTATATCTCGCGCGGACTTCCCCTGCCCGGCCAGGTCCACCGCGAGCCCCTCCAGATCGGCAATGTCCACCCCCGCGTCGTCCGTGACGGGGCAGCCTTCCACAACGACCACGATCTCGCCGCGCACGCCCTCCGCGAAGCGCGCCGCGAGTTCCGCGAGGGAGCCGCGCGCCGTCTCCTCGAACTTCTTGCTGAGTTCCCGCGTGACCGACGCGCGCCGCGCCGCGCCGCACGCCCCCGCGAGGTCGGCCAGCGTGTCCGCGAGGCGGTGCGGGCTCTCGTACAGAATCGTCGTTTCCGCGCGCGCCGCGACCGCCGCGAGCCGCTCCCGCCGGTCCCGGCCGCTGCGCGGCAGGAACCCCTCGAACGTGAAGCGCGCGGTCGGCAGGCCCGACAGCACCAGCGCCGGCACGAACGCCGTCGCGCCCGGCAGGACCTCCACGTCCCCGCCCGCATCGAGCGCCACGCGCACCAGTTCTGCACCCGGGTCGGACACGCCCGGCGTGCCCGCGTCCGACACGTACGCGAGGCGCGGGTAGCGTTCCAGCACGCTGCCCGCCCGCCCCATGGTGTGCGCGTCCAGGCGCACCAGCGGTCGGCTCACGCCCAGGTGCGTGAGCAGCGCACCGGTGCGGCGCGTGTCCTCGCACGCCACCGCGTCCGCGCCGCGCAGCACCTCCACCGCCCGGAACGTAATGTCCCCGAGGTTCCCCACCGGGGTCGGCACCAGCCACACCCGCACGCCACGGTCCTGCGCGTCCACGGTCACCGCGTCACTCCTCGGTCGGCGCGGCGTTCATGACGAGGCCCGGCGTAACCGGTTTCATGCGGACCTTCACCTTCCGCTTCCCGCGCAGGGCGTTCGTGATGCGCGCGCGCAGCAGCTCCGCCTCGCCGACCGTCACGGTCACGATCGTTCCCTCCGGCAGCTGCACGCCCTCCACGAGGACCACCACGCCGTCCTCCACGATGCCTTTGTACGCCTTCACGAATTCCTCCTCCGGTACCATTCCGTGCGGGTGAGCGCCTCACGCAGGGCCACGATCTCACTCTCGCGCGCGCCACCCAGGCACGCGTAACGGTCCACGATCTGCGCCGCCTCGCGCCGACGGTCCAGCTTCAGGAGCATCTGCGCGAGGTGCTCGCCGTCCACGTAGTACGCGCGCGGGTCCTCCGGGTCCATCAGCACCTGGGCGCGCGCCGTGTCCAGGCGTTCCAGGTCCGTGCGGTGCCGCCCCACGCGCCAGCGGATGATGCCGCTCGACACCAGGAACGTCAGCGCCGCCAGGACCGCGATCGTGATGACCGTCTCCGGCACGCCGTACTCGTTCGCGATGCGCACGACCAGCGGAAAGAAGAACGACAGGATCACCAGCACTGCCAGCGTCGCCGCGTAATTCACGCCCACCTCCGTCGCGACCCAGGACGCTCCATTGAGGCCCAGTGTACCGCCCGCGCGGAAAACGGGCATACCGCCGAATCTTTAGATGTGCGTCCTGCACCCGCGCGTGAGGGCTCGCGCCGACCCACGTGTACCCGAGACGGCGGTACACGCGGTGGCTGACCAGGTTCGTGAGGTCCGTGTACAGCGCCACGAACGCTCGGCCCGCCGCGAACGCCTCCCGCGTCACGGCCGCCGTCAGGGCCCCGGCGTACCCGCGCCCGCACACCGCCGGACGGGTGTACACGGCGTTCACGCGGCCCCCCCGCCCACCGCGCGCGTCGGCCCCGTCAGGGCAGTGTGCGCCTCTACCTCGCCGTTCACGACCCACACGAAAAACGAGCCCACCGTGATGCCCGCGCGGAGGTGCGCCTCGGCGGCCCCCGCCGTCATGGGCGGGTCGCCCGGCAGGGCCTCCGCCGAGAACGCCCGCAGCAAGCCGCTCAACACAGGCAGGTCATCCAGGGTCGCCGCGCGGCACGCGCCGGGCGCGTCCGGCCCGCGCGGCGGCTCGTGAATGGCGTACAGGCCTCACGCGCCAGGGGCGCCGCAGCCCCACCCGCCGTGAGCAGGGCGTGCACGCTCTCGGGCGGGCCCATGACTCGCGCGGCTCCACCCAGCGCCGCGCTCGCCAGCACCTCGAACGCCTCCGGCGGGCCGTCCGACAGAAGCAGCCGGTCGCCCACCGCGAGCGCCGCGCCAATCACCTGCCTCCCCTCCCGTACGGTCGCTGCGAACCGCGCGGTCTGCGCGCCGCCCGCGACGCCCAGCATCAGGACATGCAGGACTTCCTGCGCCCGCAGGAACGCGTCTGCGTCCGCACGCCACGCCGTCAGGTCCACGGCCCGCACCAACTCCATCCGTGCGTCTTACCCCCCTGCTCCACCCTGTCGGCGCCACTGTGCTCTGATACGGCATGCCCCAGCACGTCCTGCCCACGACGCCCCAGGCGTCCCGCGCGGACCGGCACGCCGAAGGCAAAGCGCGCCGGCAGGCCGTCCCACGCCGCCACCACGCGACGTTCACGCCAAGCCCGGACCGCCCCGACCCGCTGCAGGTCCTGCGCGCGAACGACCGCAGCGTCCTCCCGCACCTGCTCGCCCTGCGGTACGGGCGCCTGAGCGCCAGCCCGTTCGCGTTCTACCGCGGCACCGCCGGCCTGATGGCCTTCGACCTGTCCGGCACGCCCACCACCGGCTGGCCCGTCCAGGCGAGCGGCGACGCGCACTGCGCGAACTTCGGCGCGTTCGCCACCGCCGAACGCAACCTCGTCTTCGACCTGAACGACTTCGACGAAACGCACCCCGCCCCGTGGGAGTGGGACGTGAAACGCCTCGCGGCCAGCCTCGTGCTGGCCGCGCGCGCCGCCGGACACAGCGAAGCGGACGCGCGGCACGCCGCCCTCAGCGCCGCCCGCGCGTACCGCCTGCACACCCGCACGTACGCGGACATGACGCACTTGGACATCTGGTACGACCGCATTGACGCGCACGAAGCGCTCGCGGACACCGCCCACGACGCGTTCACCGACGCGATGTTCCGCACCGCCCGCAAACGCACCGGGCAGCACGCCCTCGCGCGCTTCGCGACGCGCGGCCCGGACGGACGCTGGCGCGTGCGCGACGAGCCGCCGCTGCTCACGCACCCGAACGACCCGGACGCAGAAGCGTGGGTGGAGGAAGTCCGCCTCGGGTACTTCGAAAGCGTCCCCGAGGACCGCCGGGTGCTCCTCGCCCGCTACCACCTGACCGACTGGGCGTTGAAGGTCACGGGCGTGGGCAGCGCCGGACGGCGCGTGCTGGTGCTGCTGCTCCTCGCCGACGACGGCCAGAACCCGGACGACGTGCTGTTCCTGCAGGTCAAGGAAGCCCGCGCGAGCGTGCTGGAGCCGTTCACGGCGCCGTGCGGCGCGCGCAACGCCGCGCACCGCATCGTGCGTGGGCAGCGCCTGATGCAGGCCGCTGGTGATCCGTTTCTCGGCTGGGCGACGCGCGGGGACCACGCGTTCTACGTGCGGCAACTGCGGGACATGAAGGGCAGTTTCGAACTGGAAGGCGTGTCGCCGCGCGGTCTGGAGGAGTACGCCGAGCTGTGCGCGTGGGCGCTTGCCCGCGCACACGCGCGCACCGGGGACGCCGTGCGGGTGGGCGGCTACCTCGGCAAGGGGGAGGGGTTCGAGGCGAGCGTCGCGGCGTTCGCGGTGACCTACGCGGACGTCGCCGAGCGGGACCACGCGCGGTTGCTCGCGGCGATTCGCACTGGTGAGATCCTCGCTGAACAGGACGCTGGTTCTCCAGCGTGACCTGCTTCTGGCACTGAGGTCGTTTCAGTAAGAAAACCGGCTCAGGTTCGGATCTTGAACTGCGTACGTGGTCACTCGTGAGGACTCGCGGACATGGATGGCCACCTGATCGTGGTCGTCACGGCTGCTGGAATAGGTTGCGTTCGCGCCTTGGAACATCATGCTTTGATCCGGGTAGGTAATCACGGTCTTCAGTGGAAATCGCAGAGAATGAGTGGCTTGGGAGTAAAAACCTCCCGACTGAGTATTTGAGGATCTTGGATCGCCTTCGCCGAATTGAAAGAGACTTTTCAGCGGATAAGGACACGCCTGAAACATAAAACCGGTGTTCTCGAAGACGTAGATCATCACCGTTTTCCTTGTATGCGGCGACGTCGATCGAGTGCGTAGCAATAAGCGCCACAGCACACAAGGCATAAACCCCTCTGGCTGTGCTTATGACAAAAGGAAATGTCACGGATAGAAAAAGACCGGTCAGAGTACTGCGCCATACGTATGACTTTTGATTGGAATGAGTCTCCGCTGGTGTCCTTGCTCCTCCGGGCGAATGGTCAAGTGCCGAGGAGTCGCGGGACTTCAAAAGAGCGGAGTCAGCTCAATGCTGACTCCACCAGTTCGGCGTATTGGCGCCGGTCCGCACCCGGCATGGATCACACGGCGCTCAGAGCCGCCGCTTGATAACACTCATGCGTGACCCGGCGGCCCCTTGAGGCCGCGTTGCCCTGGGAACCGCAGCGCCAGGCTGAACGGCGCACGCACCTGGAGGGCTAGCGTGAACGGTGCGGCCAGCTGCACGCCCACCGCGCCGGGCGCGATGACCTGCACGCCCACCGAGAAGGGCGCGAGGGCCTGCACTGCGACGGCGCCGGGCGCGACGGTCTGCAGGCCCACGGCGAGCGCTGCGACCGCCTGCGCGCCAACGGCGAGTGGGGCGAGGGACTGGCTGCTCAGGGTGCCGAGTGCGCCCGCGAGGGCGCCCGCGCCGAGGGGCGCGACCGCGTGGGCGGCAGCCGCGGTGGGCGCGACGGCCAAGGCGGTGGCGGACAGGGGCGCGCCGGCGAGCGCGCCCGCTTGGCCGGCGGGGACGGTGAGGGCCCCCGCGCGGCGGGGCGGCACGGCGTACGCAGTTCGGGGCATGGCTCAGCGTACGCCGCTGCGGTCAGTGGCCGGGGAGTTCCGCCGCGTGGGTGGAGGCGCGCGCACGGGTACGCCGCAGGGCGTGCAGCAGCAGCGCGGTGAGGTAGAGGGCGGCGCCGAGGGCGAAGGTGCCGGGCGCGCCTGCGAACTGCCACACGAATCCGCCGATGATCGGGCCGATGGCGTAGCCGAGCGTTTCGAAGGTCATGACGGTGCCCCACGCGGCGGAGCGGTGTTCCTGCGGGAGGGTGCGGTCGAGCAGGCCGTTCCAGCCGGCGGTGAATGCGGCGAATCCGGCGGCGAACAGCGGGAGGATCAGGTACAGGCGCGTTTCGGGGTGGGGGAGGGCGAGGAGCGTGAAGGCGCTGGCGAGGGCGAGCAGGCCCGGCAGGAGCGCCGTGCGGGGCGCGGTGCGGTCCGCGAGGCGCCCCGCGAGGGGGACGACGGCGGCGGCGAGCGCGGCGGCGAGCAGGCCGGGCAGCAGCAGGTCGCGGAAGGTCACGCCGATGCGGTCGAGGAAGGGGTAGAACAGCGTCATCATCAGGCCGGGCGCGAGCGTCTGGAGTATGGCGGGAGGGAGCAGTCCGGCGACGTCCGCCCAGGAGCGTCGGGGGGTGGCGCGCGCGGCGGGCGGGACGCGCAGGTTTACGAGGCTCAGCGCGACGAGCAGCGCGAGGACCTGCGCGGTGAGCAGGGCCGGGAAGGCGAATGCGGGGGCGTTGCGCATCAGGACGCCGACGCCGACGGCGCCGAGGGCGATGCCGGGCGTGGCGCTGAGCGTCGTGAGGCTGAGGGCGCGGGCCTGCTGGCCTTCGTGGGCGTCGCGGCTGACGACGGTCATGATGCCGGGCCACATGGCGGTGAAGGTGAGGCCCCACAGGACGCTGAGGGCGAGCGGCACCACCCAGGACAGCGCGGCGAGGGTGAAGGCGACGAGCAGCAGGCCCGCGAGGGCCGCGGCGACCAGCAGGCGCCCGACGCCCCAGCGTTCCGTGAGGACGCCGACGGGTCCTTTGGCGAGGGCGTCCGCGAGGTAGTGCCCGCCGACGATCAGGCCGACGGTGCCGGTCGTCAGGGCGAATTCGCCGCTCCGGAGGGGCAGGAACGCCACGAAGAAGCCGGAGCGGACGAACTCGTTGAGGATCAGCAGCAGGATCAGGCGCAGGACCAGCGCGGGATGGCTCCAGGGCACACGTCAGTGTAGGGGCCGGTTCGCTGCATGGACTTGATCAATCCTGCATACGGCGGTAATATGAGGTTATCACCGCCGAGGAAGGCGGTTTTTTTATTGCTGGATGTCGACCCCGGTGTTGCGCTGGAGCTCCTCGAAGGAGACGTGTGGGGCGAGTTCGACGAGGCGCAGGCCGGTGGGGGTGACGTCGAGGACAGCGAGGTCCGTGATGATGCGGTGCACGACGCGCACACCCGTGAGCGGCAGGGTGCACGCCGGCAGGAGCTTCTGGGCGCCGCCCTTGGCGGTGTGTTCCATCAGGACCACCACGCGGCGCACGCCCGCCACGAGGTCCATGGCGCCGCCCATGCCCTTGACCATCTTGCCGGGAATCATCCAATTGGCGAGGTCCCCGCGCGCGCTGACCTGCATGGCCCCCAGAATCGCGACGTCCACGTGCCCGCCGCGAATCATGGCGAAGCTGTCGGCACTGCTGAAGAAGCTGGCGCCGGGCGTGGCGGTCACGGTCTGCTTCCCGGCGTTGATCAGGTCCGCGTCGACCTCGGCGTCGGTGGGGAAGGGCCCGATGCCCAGCAGGCCGTTCTCGCTCTGCAGCGTGACGTTCACGCCGGGCGGCAGGTGGTTGGCGACCAGGGTGGGCAGCCCGATGCCGAGGTTGACGTACATGCCGTCCTGCAACTCCTGCGCGGCGCGCGCCGCCATCTGCTCACGGGTCCAGGGCATCAGTGACGCACCGTCCGCTGCTCAATGCGTTTCTCGGGGGTGGGGTGGTGGACGACGCGCTGCACGAAGATGCCCGGCGTGTGAATCTGGTCCGGGTCGAGTTCGCCAACCTCGACGAGCTCCTCGACTTCGGCGATGGTGACGCGCCCGCAGGTGGCGACCATCGGGTTGAAGTTGCGGGCGGTCTTGCGGTAAATCAGGTTCCCGGCGCGGTCGCCCCGCCAGGCCTTGACCAGGGCGACGTCCGCGCGAATGGCGCGCTCCAGCAGGTACGTTTCACCGTCGAACTCCGCGGTGGGTTTGCCGTCGGCGACCGGGGTGCCCACGCCGGTTTTGGTGTAGAAGGCGGGAATGCCGGCGCCGCCGGCCCGCAGGCGCTCGGCGAGGGTGCCCTGCGGGGTGAATTCCACGTCGAGTTCGCCGGCGAGGTACTGGCGTTCGAATTCGGCGTTCTCGCCGACGTAGCTGCTGATCATCTTGCGGATCTGGCGGGTGTGCAGCAGCACGCCCAGGCCGAAGTCGGTGACGCCGGCGTTGTTGCTGGCGACGGTGAGGTCGCGCGCGCCGGTGTCGCGCAGCGCGGTGATGAGCGCTTCGGGAATGCCGCACAGCCCGAAGCCGCCCACCGCGATGAGCTGCCCGTCGTGCACCACGTCCGACAGCGCCGCCCGCCCACTCTCATACACCTTGGTCATTGCTGGTTCCCCTGCATGCGCCCAGCATAACGAACGTTAGGAAGTTGGAGGGCGCGTGGACCCGGGCCACGCGCCTGGCCCCGGGCAGGCTCTAAGCTCAGGCATGTTCTCCCGTGTTGCCCTGATTGCCGGCGGTACCGACGACGTCGGCCTCGCCATCGCGCGCGACCTGCGTGCGGACGGCCTGCGCGTGGCCGTGCAGGGCCCCCCGACCCTCTGGGCGAAGAACGTCGCCGAACTCAACGACTTCATCTTTCTCGCCCTAGATGACGCCTTCACCGAGGACACCCTGAGCCGCGCCCTCGACGAACTCACGTGGGTGTACCGCACCCTGGACGTGCTCGTGACGGTCAGCGCCCCGGACGCCGCCCTGCCCGCCGCGCTCGCCCGGCGCGTCGCCGATCGGCTCGGCGAGCGCGGCGAGGGCCGGCTGGTGCACGTGACGCTCGGCGGGCCGCCCGCGTGGACGCCCGAGCCGGCGCGGCGCGGCCTGACCGTGAACGCCGTCCACGCGGACCTGCCGTCCGGGCAGGCCCGCCCGCTCAGCGCCGGGGACGTGGCCGCGCTCGTCCGCATGCTCGTGCAGCCGGCCGGGTGGTGCGTGACGGGCACGACCCTGCACCTGGCTGGTCGGTAGGGCGCGCCGGGCGTTATTTCGGCTGGCTGCTGAGGGTCATGACGTACGCGGTGCCGCGCGGGCCGCGGATGACGCTGGCGCCCACGTGGTTGTACCGCGCGTCGGTCATGTAGAAGCAGTGCACGGGGGAGTTCAGCCACCAGTTGATGGCCGCGTCGGCACTCAGGCCGCTGTTCATGTAGATGATTTCGGTGACGCTCACGGCGTTCACGCCGACGCTGGCGGCGCGGACGCGGGGCGTGCTGCCGTCCTGTCCGGTGTGCGTGATGCGGCCACTGGCGGCCATGTACACCGCCTGGGTGTTCGCGCTCCTGGCGAGGGCGGGGGTCCAGCTGAGCGTGCCCGCGACGGGGCGTCGGCCGCTGCCGGGGCAGGTGACGCCCTGCGCGCGAATGGCGTTGAGGCGGTTGACCAGCTGCGCTTCCAGGGTCTGGGCCGTGGCGGCGCTGCTCAGCAGCGTGGCCAGAAGACCGGTGAACACGGCAAGTTGACGCATGTGCGCCGAGCGTACCCTGAACGTGAGCGCCGCAGCAAGGAGGTTTTAAACAAACCTCATGTGCTGCGGCGTGCCCGGGCCCTGCCGGACCAGCGGCTCAGAACTCTTCGTGCATCAGGGCGTCACTGAGCTGCGGGTGGCGCGGCAGCGCCTCCAGACGGCGGATCAGCGCAGCGGCCTGCTCGATGGTGAGGTCAATGGCGACGTCCTCGCAGAACGGCAGGTCGTAGATGGGCTCCCCCTGACCGCGCGCGAAGCTGAGCGCGGCCAGCTCGAAGGTGAGGTTCGGGGCGCGCATGACGTGCGCGCCGTAACCGTTGTTGAAGCGGAAGGTGTACAGTTCGCCTTCGGGCAGGGTCTGCGCGGCGGGCAGCGTCGGAATGCCGGGGAACATCATGGTGGGGACGTAGGTGGTCACAGCTGGGGGGTCTCCTCGGGGGCGTTGCCTCCAAGGTACGTTGAAAAATCACACACTTTTCTTACATGCACCTCATGGCCCGTCAGCCTTCAAGCACGCTGCCGCGCGCGGGAAATCCCGTACCCTGAGCGCCATGACGGCCCCCACATACGCCCCTCCCAGCGCGCACGTCCGCTACCGCCTCACGGTGCAGTGGGACGGCACGCACTTTGCCGGGTGGCAATCCCAGCCGAACGCCCGCAGCGTTCAGGACGACCTGCACGCCGCGTTCAAGGCGCTGGGCATGCAGGCATTCCGGCCCGTCGCGGCCGGCCGTACGGACGCGGGCGTGCACGCCGAGGCGATGCCCGTGCACGTGGACGCCCTGAGCGCGTCCGCGCGCATCCCCGCAGCGCGCCTCGCGCGCGCCCTGAACGCCCACCTGCCGACCGACGTGGCCGTGCTGGACGCCGCGCCCGCCCCTGCGCACTTCCACGCGCGCTTCAGCTGCACCGAGCGGGCGTACAGCTACCGGGTGCTGAACGCGCCGCAACGCCAGCCCCTCTGGGCGGGGCGGGCGTTACTGGTCCACGCCCCGCTGGACGTGGCCGCCATGCAGGTGGCGGCGACGCAGCTGCTCGGCGAGCATGATTTCGCGGCGTTCGCCACGCGCGAGGAGCGGCAGACGGTGCGTCGCCTGCACGCCCTGGAGGTCCGCCCGGTTGGGCCGCTGCTGGAAGTGCATGTGCGCGGCGAGAGTTTCCTGCGGCACATGGTGCGCGGCATCGTGGGCACCCTGCTGATGGTGGGGGAGGGGCGCCTGGGCGCGTCCGACGTGGCGGGCATCCTGGTGGGCCGGGCGCGGTCCGGGGCGGGCCCGAATGTGCCCCCGCACGGGCTGTACTTTACAGATGCCAGCTATGCCCCCCGTGCGGAGGCGTCCGTGTCAGAGTAACGCTGGCGCAGGACGTGGTGCAGGACACCACCGGCACCGTATACTCCTAACGGGCGTTAGGTAGGCCACGGTCGTCAAGGCCCGGTCCACGCCGCCCACCATCAGGAGGCCTCATGATCCAGCCGTTCACGACCGAACCGATCCGACGCATCGGCGACGACGGCACCCCAATCGGAGACGCCACGCCCCAACACTCCCCGGACGCCCTGCGCGCCCTGTGGCGTGACATGCTCCGCGCCCGCGAATTCGACAAGAAACTCGTCACTCTCCTGCGCCAGGGCCGCACCACTTTCTACGCCCAGGCCAGCGGCATGGAAGCCACCCAGGTCGGCATCGCCCGCGGCATGCGCGCGAAACACGACTGGATCTGGCCGTACTACCGCGACCAGGGCATCGGCCTCGCACTCGGCATCCCCATCCGCGACCTCGTCAGCCAGTGCCTCGGCAGCAACAACGACCTGAACAAGGGCCGCCAGATGCCGCACCACTTCGGCGACGCGCGCTTCAACTTCATGTCCATCAGCAGCAGCATTGCCAACCAGGTCGCGCCCGCCGCCGGCACCGCCATGGCGCAGAAGTACCTCGGCACCGACGAGATCACCATCTGCACCTTCGGCGACGGCGCCACCAGCGAAGGCGACTGGCACGCCGGCATGAACATGGCCGCCGTGAACGGCGCTCCCTGCCTGTTCATCTGCGAGAACAACCAGTGGGCCATCAGCGTGCCCGTGCACGCCCAGACCGCCAGCGAGAACATCCACATCAAGGCCCGCGCGTACGGCATGCCCGGCTACTACGTGGACGGCAACGACGTCATCGCCGTGCAGGAGGTTGTGCAGCACGTGGCGGACCGCGTGCGCCGCGGCGAGGGTCCCGCCCTCATCGAGTGCCTCACGTACCGCGTCGGCAGCCACAGCAACGCCGACGCCGACGCCGAGAAGTTCTACCGCACCCGCGACGAAGTCGAGGCGTGGACGAGCCGCGACCCCATCCGCCGCTTCGAGGCCTACCTCGACCACCTCGGCCAGGGCATCGAAGCGGACGAACGCGCGCAACTCATCCAGGACACGCACGCCGAAATCGAAGCGGCCGTGCGCGAAGCGGACGCGAGCGGCTTCCCCGACTGGCGCATCATGTTCGACGACGTGTACAGCGACACCCCCACGCACCTCCGCGACCAGTTCGAACTGGTCCGCGCCGAGCAGGAGGCGTGATGACCGCCACGCACGAGAAACCGGAGGCGACCATGACCGGCACGCAGCCCGAAACGGTCCAGATGAACCTCATCCAGGCAGTCACGCAGGCCCTGCGTGAAGAACTCGCGCGCGACGAACGCGTCGTGCTGTTCGGCGAGGACGTCGGCGCCCGCGGCGGCGTGTTCCTCGCCACCCAAGGCCTCCAGAGCGAATTCGGCGCGAAACGCGTGTTCGACACGCCGCTCAGCGAAGCCAGCATCGTCGGCGCCGCCGTCGGCATGGCCGTGCGCGGCATGCGCCCCGTCGCGGAAATCCAGTTCGCGGACTACATGGGCCCCGGCTTCGACCAGATCATCAGCCAGGCCGCGAAAATCCGCTACCGCAGCGGCGGGCAGTTCAGCGCGCCCCTCGTGATCCGCACGCCGTCCGGCGGCGGCGTGAAAGGCGGGCACCACCACAGCCAGAGCCCCGAAAGCTACTTCACGCACACCCCCGGCCTGAAAGTCGTGATGCCCAGCACCCCCTACGACGCCAAGGGCCTGCTGAAAGCCGCGATTCGCAGCGACGACCCCGTCATCTACTTCGAACCCAAACGCCTGTACCGCGCCGCCAAAGGCGAGGTGCCCACCGGCGACTACATCGTGGAACTCGGCAAGGGCGTCATCCGCCGTGCCGGCACCGACCTCACCCTGATCGGGTACGGCGGCGTCATGCCCGACGTGGAACGCGCCGCCGAGGCGCTCGCCGCGTCCGGCGTGCAGGCCGAAGTCATCGACCTGCGCTCCCTCGTCCCCTGGGACAAGCACCTCGTGCTCGAAAGCGTCGCCAGAACCGGCCGCGCCCTCCTGATCAGCGAAGCGCCGCGCATCTCGAACTTCATGGGCGAAGTCGCGTACACCGTGCAGCGCGAAGCGTTCGACGCGCTCCTCGCCCCCGTCGGGCAGGTCGCCGGCTTCGACACGCCGTACCCGTACGTGCAGGACAAAACGTACCTGCCGGGCGTCAACCGCATCCTGCGCGAAGCCGCGCAGCTCCTCTCGTACTGACCTCCATGACCCACCCCCCCACCCCCCCCCGGAGCCGCCCATGAACCTGTACCGCCAGCTCATGGGCGCCGTCGGGCTCATGATCGGCTTCGGGCTGTACGCCTTCGCGGACCGCCTGAGCCCGCCGTGGAACAGCGTCCTGATCGGCGCGCTCCTCGCAGCCCTCGGCGTCACCACGTTCGTGTACGCCCGCGGGGAACGGTGGATTCAGGTGCTGGGCGTCATTCTCATCGCGTACGGCGCGCTGCGCGCCTTCGTCCTTCACTGACGGCGCCACCACGGGCCGTTCTGTATTTCAGGAGACAACCATGGCCAAGGAAGTGCTGCTC encodes:
- a CDS encoding alpha-ketoacid dehydrogenase subunit beta produces the protein MTATHEKPEATMTGTQPETVQMNLIQAVTQALREELARDERVVLFGEDVGARGGVFLATQGLQSEFGAKRVFDTPLSEASIVGAAVGMAVRGMRPVAEIQFADYMGPGFDQIISQAAKIRYRSGGQFSAPLVIRTPSGGGVKGGHHHSQSPESYFTHTPGLKVVMPSTPYDAKGLLKAAIRSDDPVIYFEPKRLYRAAKGEVPTGDYIVELGKGVIRRAGTDLTLIGYGGVMPDVERAAEALAASGVQAEVIDLRSLVPWDKHLVLESVARTGRALLISEAPRISNFMGEVAYTVQREAFDALLAPVGQVAGFDTPYPYVQDKTYLPGVNRILREAAQLLSY